A portion of the Sulfuricurvum sp. genome contains these proteins:
- a CDS encoding HD domain-containing phosphohydrolase: protein MPEVKILAVDDQEFNLDLIELAFMESTEVKIVRAVNGEEALNVLRNDPDYHVILLDLAMPVMNGFEALQHIKTHPLWSQIPTIVVTANAEEKNRALREGASDFLSKPIDVEELKLRTFNYAKIKEYQDNLADMNHLLEEKVQKRTAQLQEALLFAKKTEYEISARLGKASEYRDLETGMHIKRMSHYSAKLAELAGLCSEEVELILYASPLHDIGKVGIPDRILLKPGRFSVEEFEIMKLHTSIGAKMLETDGSYPVIDAGRIIALQHHEKIDGSGYPNGLKGDDIHIHARIVSIADVFDALSSERVYKKAFSIDQTIDIIREGRGSHFDAQLVDLLIDHLDLFLEIREAFPDEEAVPSIMNLIDQIQ from the coding sequence GCATTTATGGAATCAACGGAAGTAAAAATAGTGCGTGCTGTAAACGGGGAAGAAGCGCTAAACGTATTGAGAAATGATCCGGATTATCATGTAATATTACTTGATTTGGCGATGCCCGTAATGAATGGGTTTGAAGCTCTACAGCATATTAAAACGCATCCTCTCTGGTCGCAAATCCCTACGATTGTCGTGACTGCAAACGCGGAAGAGAAAAACCGGGCCCTGCGTGAAGGTGCGAGCGATTTTTTGAGTAAACCCATTGATGTGGAAGAACTCAAACTCCGAACGTTCAACTATGCTAAAATCAAAGAGTATCAGGACAACTTAGCCGATATGAACCATCTGCTTGAAGAGAAAGTCCAAAAAAGAACGGCGCAGTTACAGGAGGCACTGTTGTTTGCCAAAAAAACCGAGTATGAAATTTCGGCACGCTTGGGGAAAGCATCCGAGTATCGTGATTTGGAAACGGGGATGCATATTAAGCGGATGAGCCATTATTCGGCTAAATTGGCTGAACTGGCGGGGCTTTGCAGTGAGGAAGTCGAATTGATTCTTTATGCTTCCCCTTTGCACGATATCGGGAAGGTAGGGATACCGGATCGAATACTGCTCAAACCGGGACGATTTTCTGTGGAAGAGTTTGAAATCATGAAACTCCACACCTCAATCGGTGCGAAGATGCTGGAAACCGATGGCAGCTATCCCGTTATTGACGCCGGACGTATTATTGCACTGCAGCATCACGAAAAAATCGATGGCAGCGGGTATCCGAACGGTCTTAAGGGCGATGATATTCATATTCATGCACGGATCGTTTCCATCGCCGATGTGTTCGATGCGTTGAGTTCGGAACGGGTCTATAAAAAAGCGTTCAGTATCGATCAGACAATTGACATAATCCGTGAAGGACGCGGAAGCCATTTTGATGCTCAACTGGTCGATTTGCTCATTGATCATTTGGATCTGTTTTTGGAGATAAGAGAGGCGTTCCCGGATGAAGAAGCCGTACCGTCGATTATGAATTTGATTGATCAGATACAATAG
- a CDS encoding response regulator: protein MRILIAEDEEYNQMVVQAMIELLYPEVEMQLVSNGLEALEKLKVEPFNLVLTDVDMPLMNGYELVSQVKILGLNVPMICVTAYAISGDKEKLLMHGFERYISKPIDMGEMKSVLDPYLKAGVH from the coding sequence ATGCGTATACTAATAGCTGAAGATGAAGAATATAATCAAATGGTTGTCCAGGCAATGATCGAACTGCTCTATCCGGAAGTGGAAATGCAATTGGTTTCAAACGGGTTGGAAGCACTCGAAAAACTTAAAGTGGAACCCTTTAATTTGGTATTGACGGATGTCGATATGCCGCTAATGAACGGATATGAGCTGGTCAGTCAGGTAAAAATACTGGGGCTGAATGTGCCGATGATTTGTGTTACCGCATACGCGATCAGCGGGGATAAAGAAAAATTGCTGATGCACGGTTTTGAGCGCTATATTTCAAAACCGATCGATATGGGTGAAATGAAATCGGTACTGGATCCGTATTTGAAAGCCGGAGTGCATTGA